A single region of the Phycisphaerae bacterium RAS1 genome encodes:
- the sodA_1 gene encoding Superoxide dismutase [Mn/Fe], whose amino-acid sequence MSEISRRDVIAAAAVGGWVLLSQDAAARQPAGAQSAPAQPAGTQPAAAPPSAGAPAAPVAPVVPSGPYSLPPLPYGYADLEPHIDAQTMKLHHDIHHKAYVDGANAAVADLEKIRRLGGDEIKRVRAVTDSLSFNLSGHVLHDVFWKNMKKDGGGEPQAASDIGKLIIRDFGALESFKAQFSAAAAQVQGSGWAVLAHEPVSQRLLVLQAEKHNNVGVWGVAPLLVLDVWEHAYYLSYQNRRTDYIKAFWNVVNWDNVNDRLAAARKSA is encoded by the coding sequence ATGTCCGAAATTTCTCGTCGCGATGTCATCGCCGCCGCCGCCGTTGGCGGATGGGTTCTGCTGAGCCAGGATGCCGCCGCCCGGCAACCGGCCGGGGCGCAATCCGCTCCGGCCCAGCCCGCCGGGACGCAACCGGCCGCCGCGCCGCCGTCGGCGGGCGCGCCGGCAGCCCCCGTCGCCCCGGTAGTACCATCCGGCCCCTACAGCTTGCCGCCGCTGCCGTACGGCTACGCGGATCTCGAGCCGCACATCGACGCGCAGACGATGAAGCTGCATCACGACATTCATCACAAGGCATACGTCGACGGCGCCAACGCCGCTGTCGCCGATTTGGAGAAAATCCGCCGCCTGGGCGGCGACGAGATCAAGCGCGTGCGGGCCGTCACGGACAGCCTCTCGTTCAATCTCTCCGGCCACGTGCTGCACGACGTGTTCTGGAAGAACATGAAGAAGGACGGCGGCGGCGAGCCGCAGGCCGCCAGCGACATCGGAAAACTCATCATCCGCGACTTCGGCGCGCTGGAGTCGTTCAAGGCGCAGTTCTCCGCCGCCGCCGCGCAGGTGCAGGGCAGCGGCTGGGCGGTGCTGGCGCATGAGCCGGTGTCACAGCGTCTGCTCGTCCTGCAGGCCGAGAAGCATAACAACGTGGGCGTCTGGGGCGTGGCGCCGCTGCTGGTGCTGGATGTCTGGGAGCACGCGTACTACCTGTCATATCAGAACCGCCGCACGGACTACATCAAGGCCTTCTGGAACGTGGTGAACTGGGACAACGTGAACGATCGGCTGGCGGCGGCAAGGAAATCCGCTTGA